Proteins found in one Balneolaceae bacterium genomic segment:
- a CDS encoding metalloregulator ArsR/SmtB family transcription factor: MAITKAKLFEENQVKTAEFAKALGHPARIAILEILAQRDTCICGDITDQLPLAQSTVSQHLKALKSAGIIKGEIDGVRTCYCLDEENLAELKAIMETFLTTLSTENSTCC; this comes from the coding sequence ATGGCAATAACAAAAGCGAAATTATTTGAAGAAAACCAGGTTAAAACAGCCGAGTTTGCAAAAGCTTTAGGACACCCCGCCAGAATAGCCATTTTGGAAATACTGGCTCAGCGAGATACATGCATCTGTGGTGACATTACCGACCAGCTTCCATTGGCTCAATCCACAGTTTCACAACATCTAAAAGCGCTGAAGTCAGCCGGAATTATTAAAGGTGAAATTGACGGTGTGAGAACCTGCTACTGCCTGGATGAAGAAAACCTGGCCGAATTAAAGGCCATCATGGAAACCTTTTTAACAACTCTTTCAACTGAAAATTCAACATGCTGCTAA
- a CDS encoding arsenite methyltransferase → MKTTQKSPEELKETVRQKYSQISEQDSGQNNSSCCGGGGESTEVYNVMTDDYSEVKGYNPDADLGLGCGLPTQFAKIKKGDTVIDLGSGAGNDCFVARHETGAQGKVIGIDFAEPMIQKARKNAEKLGFNNVEFRSGDIEEMPVSDNIADVIVSNCVLNLVPNKTKVFAEIHRVLKPGGHFSISDIVLEGDLPNALQSDAEMYAGCVAGAIQKEDYLGQIRNRGFENITIQKEKPIELPDEILRQYLNDKEIAEFNTGGAGIYSITVFAQKSADAESSDKIELKTDLLHSDIACSPGSGCC, encoded by the coding sequence ATGAAAACAACACAAAAATCTCCTGAAGAGCTCAAAGAAACAGTTCGTCAAAAATACAGCCAAATCAGTGAACAGGATTCTGGTCAAAATAATAGTTCCTGCTGTGGAGGAGGTGGAGAATCCACAGAAGTGTATAATGTTATGACGGATGATTACAGCGAGGTGAAGGGGTATAATCCCGATGCAGATCTTGGACTTGGATGCGGCCTCCCTACTCAATTCGCCAAAATCAAAAAGGGTGATACTGTTATTGATCTCGGTTCGGGCGCCGGAAATGATTGTTTTGTTGCCCGACATGAAACTGGTGCACAAGGCAAGGTAATAGGAATTGACTTTGCCGAACCGATGATACAGAAAGCCCGAAAAAATGCCGAAAAATTAGGCTTTAATAATGTTGAATTTCGATCTGGTGATATCGAAGAGATGCCCGTTTCTGATAATATTGCTGATGTAATTGTTAGTAATTGCGTGTTGAACCTTGTTCCCAATAAAACGAAAGTGTTTGCTGAGATTCACCGTGTTTTAAAACCGGGAGGCCATTTCAGTATCTCTGATATTGTACTGGAAGGGGATCTGCCAAATGCGCTGCAAAGTGATGCCGAAATGTATGCAGGTTGTGTAGCCGGGGCGATTCAAAAAGAGGATTATCTCGGTCAAATTCGAAATAGAGGTTTTGAAAACATCACTATTCAAAAAGAAAAACCGATAGAACTCCCGGATGAGATTCTCAGACAGTATCTGAATGATAAAGAGATCGCAGAGTTCAACACAGGCGGAGCCGGCATTTACAGTATTACGGTATTTGCACAAAAGTCCGCCGATGCAGAATCATCTGACAAAATTGAATTAAAAACAGATCTGCTGCATTCCGATATCGCTTGTAGTCCGGGTTCCGGTTGCTGTTGA
- a CDS encoding protein-tyrosine-phosphatase: MYPKLNSYISKLESDLDSIPSDRKDKLGEVAEYIQSKLNTSETAKLNFICTHNSRRSHLAQIWTAIAANHYGVENIETYSGGTEATAFNPRAVAALERAGFEIKNPGGENPKYEIRFDEKEEPMICFSKTFDDPANPDKEFAAIMTCSDADENCPFVPGAEFRKPITYRDPKESDGTDREKEVYDERCHQIGTEMFYMMSCLSE; this comes from the coding sequence ATGTACCCCAAATTAAACTCCTACATTTCAAAACTGGAATCTGATTTAGATTCCATTCCCTCAGACAGAAAAGATAAACTTGGTGAAGTAGCTGAATATATTCAGTCGAAATTAAATACTTCGGAGACAGCAAAGCTGAATTTTATCTGTACTCATAACAGCCGGCGGAGTCATCTCGCTCAGATCTGGACAGCGATAGCTGCCAACCACTATGGCGTGGAAAATATAGAAACGTATTCGGGTGGAACGGAAGCTACAGCTTTCAATCCCAGGGCGGTTGCAGCGTTAGAACGCGCCGGATTTGAGATTAAAAATCCGGGGGGAGAAAATCCGAAATATGAGATTCGATTTGATGAAAAAGAAGAACCGATGATCTGCTTCTCAAAAACATTCGACGATCCTGCAAATCCTGATAAAGAATTTGCAGCGATTATGACCTGTTCAGACGCTGACGAAAATTGTCCGTTTGTACCAGGTGCCGAGTTTCGAAAGCCGATCACCTACCGTGATCCAAAAGAATCGGATGGGACAGACCGGGAGAAAGAGGTGTATGATGAACGCTGCCATCAAATTGGTACAGAAATGTTTTATATGATGAGCTGTTTATCGGAGTGA
- a CDS encoding MIP/aquaporin family protein, with protein MSPIIAEIIGTAILILFGGGVVANVVLNNTKGNSSGWIVITWGWGMGVFIAVFTMGQFSGAHINPAVTVGLAIAGLFEWALVIPYIIAQTIGGFLGGVLVWLAYKDHFEATEDGPTKLAIFSTAPEIRDYPANFLTEVIGTFILVYGVLLLPSPGFIGANGELLTTIVIEGQEVGFGLGALSALPVGLLVLGIGLALGGPTGYAINPARDLGPRIAHAVLPFSNKGSSDWAYSWVPVIAPLVGAAIAAGLYLLF; from the coding sequence ATGTCTCCTATCATTGCAGAAATTATTGGTACCGCAATATTAATCTTATTTGGTGGCGGGGTAGTTGCTAATGTTGTTTTAAATAATACAAAAGGAAATAGCAGTGGCTGGATTGTTATCACCTGGGGATGGGGAATGGGAGTATTTATTGCCGTTTTTACAATGGGCCAGTTCAGTGGGGCACATATCAATCCGGCTGTTACGGTTGGTTTGGCCATAGCAGGTTTGTTTGAATGGGCACTGGTAATTCCCTACATCATAGCACAAACAATCGGTGGTTTTTTAGGTGGGGTGCTGGTTTGGCTTGCCTATAAAGATCATTTTGAAGCAACGGAAGATGGGCCAACTAAACTGGCTATTTTTTCCACCGCCCCTGAGATCAGAGATTACCCTGCTAATTTTTTGACAGAGGTAATTGGGACATTTATTCTGGTTTATGGTGTTCTTCTTTTGCCGTCGCCTGGCTTTATCGGTGCGAATGGCGAACTGCTTACAACGATTGTGATTGAAGGACAAGAAGTAGGATTTGGTTTGGGAGCTCTTTCAGCACTGCCGGTTGGGCTTCTGGTTTTGGGGATAGGCCTGGCGTTGGGTGGCCCCACGGGATATGCTATCAATCCTGCACGGGATCTTGGGCCGAGAATTGCCCATGCCGTACTTCCTTTTTCTAATAAAGGCAGCAGCGATTGGGCCTATTCATGGGTGCCCGTCATAGCACCGCTTGTGGGTGCCGCTATTGCTGCCGGGTTGTACCTTCTTTTTTAG
- a CDS encoding nucleotide excision repair endonuclease: MKTCELFETPPFLEKRLGTEVFDDVPKSPGIYRFYDEDDLLLYVGKAKNLRRRLFTYKRAKPGKTSRKESKLISRINRIEFDLFESEKEAILQENRWIRKYRPEFNHANKYTETYYFITVQRSETSFIFGLSMNPSGQLLPEKDKPLYHKFPHSFNNHICSKTYGCFKGHRTVRISLGSLLQLIWMDQFGSLSPHFLPVQLSRNLTPMRFQLPMQHQNETELESLEIMLDNWLLGNSTNLLDHLKEKVQRRSMTTFTKNFVDENIEILEIYFQKTLLRYRIMRELKKNKESHLIEQGELDDLMTRCNSNQQQTKDN, from the coding sequence GTGAAAACCTGTGAACTCTTTGAAACCCCTCCATTCCTGGAAAAACGACTTGGTACGGAGGTATTTGATGATGTACCGAAATCGCCTGGTATTTACCGGTTTTATGATGAAGACGATCTTCTGCTTTATGTAGGGAAAGCCAAAAACCTGAGGCGCCGGCTCTTCACCTATAAACGAGCCAAACCCGGCAAAACGTCCCGAAAAGAATCGAAATTGATTAGCCGAATCAACCGGATTGAGTTTGATCTTTTTGAATCAGAAAAGGAAGCCATCCTGCAGGAGAATCGCTGGATTCGTAAATATCGACCCGAGTTTAATCACGCAAATAAGTATACCGAGACCTACTATTTTATTACGGTTCAGAGGTCCGAAACCTCATTTATTTTTGGACTTTCTATGAATCCATCAGGACAACTATTACCCGAGAAAGACAAGCCTCTCTATCATAAATTTCCTCATTCATTTAACAACCATATTTGCTCAAAAACATATGGTTGTTTTAAAGGGCACAGAACGGTTCGAATATCTCTTGGATCACTTCTTCAACTTATCTGGATGGATCAATTTGGATCTCTGTCGCCACACTTTTTACCGGTTCAGCTCAGCCGAAACCTGACTCCAATGAGATTTCAACTTCCCATGCAACATCAAAATGAAACCGAATTAGAATCACTGGAAATCATGTTAGACAACTGGTTATTGGGGAACTCGACGAATCTCCTTGATCATCTGAAGGAGAAGGTTCAACGAAGAAGTATGACAACATTTACAAAAAATTTTGTTGATGAGAATATTGAAATTCTGGAAATCTACTTCCAAAAAACTTTACTTCGCTATCGAATCATGAGAGAATTAAAGAAAAACAAAGAATCTCATTTGATTGAACAAGGTGAGCTTGATGATTTAATGACCCGATGTAATAGCAATCAACAACAAACCAAAGACAACTGA